The Actinomycetes bacterium genome has a segment encoding these proteins:
- a CDS encoding aspartate aminotransferase family protein, producing the protein MSLATVVTDPMTARLDELIAAEEEVFLRRQPVSAALVARARCSLAGGATSNWQIASPQAVWLSHGLAGHVFDVDGTEYVDMHGGYGVSLVGHAHPAIVRAVQERVTRGTHFAQPTEDAIVVAEELARRFGLPLWRFSNSGTETTMDAVHLMRAVTGRDYIIKVEGAYHGHHDSVEVSVLPDAEDVGPADHPVGVAGSSGIPKAIRDLVVVVGFNDLGAVARALDEHPGQVAGMIMEPVMMNAGIIPPDPGYLEGARDLLHAHGALLAFDEVKTGLTVGPGGATALYGVTPDLVCLAKALGGGLPVAAIGGVAEVMEAIADGTYEQVGTFNGNPLSMAAARATLLEALTPRAYAHLDVLRTRLVGGITQTLEDSGFSWPVVAVGAKGCITFRGAAVRNYRDFLEIDDRLGYLHWLVQHNGGVFMPPWGKVEQWLVSVQHTEADVDRFLGNVSRLASLVRG; encoded by the coding sequence ATGAGCCTGGCAACCGTGGTGACCGACCCGATGACGGCGCGACTCGACGAGCTGATCGCCGCCGAGGAGGAGGTGTTCCTGCGGCGCCAGCCGGTGTCCGCGGCGCTCGTCGCACGAGCCCGCTGCTCCCTCGCCGGCGGGGCGACGTCGAACTGGCAGATCGCCTCGCCACAGGCCGTTTGGCTCAGCCACGGGCTCGCCGGCCACGTCTTCGACGTCGATGGGACCGAGTACGTCGACATGCACGGCGGGTACGGCGTCTCGCTGGTCGGTCACGCCCACCCGGCGATCGTGCGCGCCGTTCAGGAGCGGGTCACGCGGGGGACGCACTTCGCCCAGCCGACCGAGGACGCGATCGTGGTCGCCGAGGAGCTGGCCCGGCGCTTCGGCCTCCCCCTCTGGCGCTTCTCGAACTCCGGCACCGAGACGACGATGGACGCGGTCCACCTCATGCGGGCGGTGACCGGGCGCGACTACATCATCAAGGTGGAGGGTGCCTACCACGGCCACCACGACTCGGTGGAGGTTTCGGTCCTGCCCGACGCCGAGGACGTGGGTCCCGCCGACCACCCGGTCGGGGTCGCCGGCAGCAGCGGCATCCCGAAAGCCATCCGCGACCTGGTCGTCGTGGTCGGCTTCAACGACCTCGGCGCGGTGGCCCGCGCGCTGGACGAGCACCCCGGACAGGTCGCCGGCATGATCATGGAGCCGGTCATGATGAACGCCGGCATCATCCCCCCGGATCCCGGCTACCTCGAGGGGGCTCGCGACCTCCTGCACGCCCACGGCGCGTTGCTCGCCTTCGACGAGGTCAAGACCGGCCTGACCGTCGGCCCCGGCGGGGCCACCGCGCTGTACGGCGTCACGCCCGACCTGGTCTGCCTCGCGAAGGCGTTGGGCGGCGGGCTGCCCGTGGCGGCGATCGGCGGGGTCGCCGAGGTGATGGAGGCGATCGCCGACGGCACGTACGAGCAGGTGGGGACCTTCAATGGCAACCCGCTGTCCATGGCAGCGGCCCGCGCCACGTTGCTGGAGGCGCTGACCCCGCGGGCGTACGCGCACCTGGACGTGCTGCGCACGCGGCTGGTCGGGGGCATCACGCAGACGCTGGAGGACAGCGGCTTCTCGTGGCCTGTCGTGGCCGTCGGTGCGAAGGGCTGCATCACCTTCCGGGGCGCCGCCGTACGCAACTACCGGGACTTCTTGGAGATCGACGACCGGCTGGGTTACCTTCACTGGCTCGTCCAGCACAACGGAGGAGTCTTCATGCCCCCCTGGGGGAAGGTCGAGCAGTGGCTCGTCAGCGTCCAGCACACCGAGGCCGACGTCGACCGCTTCCTCGGCAACGTCTCTCGCCTCGCCTCCCTCGTGAGGGGCTGA
- a CDS encoding ABC transporter ATP-binding protein has product MGGGAIQLRALTKNYGEVPAVRGIDLDIDAGEFFSLLGPSGCGKTTTLRMVAGFEQPTSGQILLDGNDLVDVPPHRRPVNTVFQSYALFPFLDVWDNIAFGLRYQSVSKEQAKRRIGEALERVRMNAYARRRPAQLSGGQQQRVALARALVLNPSVLLLDEPLGALDAKLRKDLQVELKDLQQSVGITFIYVTHDQEEALTMSDRLAVMNDGRVEQVGPPEQVYSAPETAYVAGFLGSANVLDVHVLDSDGDVVACSLGPHRLRCVGEVRHGPAKVVVRPERITLLAAEDNAPEGYNLFRGRIDRVVYLGPATHVVVALNDGQVLTVSVPNLVGPASTWYPEGSEVSLSFAPDAARLLHDAPADEEQAEEQVEEGSAPGA; this is encoded by the coding sequence GTGGGGGGCGGCGCGATCCAGCTACGCGCGCTGACGAAGAACTACGGCGAGGTCCCGGCCGTCCGCGGCATCGACCTCGACATCGACGCGGGTGAGTTCTTCTCCCTGCTCGGCCCCTCCGGGTGCGGCAAGACGACGACACTGCGCATGGTGGCTGGGTTCGAGCAGCCCACGAGCGGCCAGATCCTCCTCGACGGCAACGACCTGGTCGACGTTCCTCCGCACCGACGCCCGGTCAACACGGTCTTCCAGTCCTACGCGCTGTTCCCCTTCCTCGACGTCTGGGACAACATCGCCTTCGGTCTGCGCTACCAGTCGGTCTCCAAGGAGCAGGCGAAGCGCCGCATCGGCGAGGCGCTCGAGCGGGTCCGCATGAACGCGTACGCGCGCCGCCGCCCGGCGCAGCTGTCGGGCGGCCAGCAGCAGCGCGTGGCGCTCGCCAGGGCACTCGTGCTCAACCCGTCCGTGCTGCTCCTCGACGAGCCGCTCGGAGCGCTCGACGCCAAGCTGCGCAAGGACCTGCAGGTCGAGCTCAAGGACCTCCAGCAGTCCGTGGGGATCACGTTCATCTATGTGACCCACGACCAGGAAGAGGCGCTCACGATGTCGGACCGGCTCGCCGTCATGAACGACGGCCGGGTGGAGCAGGTCGGGCCCCCCGAGCAGGTGTACTCGGCGCCCGAGACGGCGTACGTCGCGGGCTTCCTGGGCTCCGCCAACGTGCTGGACGTCCACGTCCTCGACTCCGACGGCGACGTGGTCGCCTGCTCCCTCGGTCCCCACCGACTCCGCTGTGTCGGAGAAGTCCGGCACGGCCCGGCGAAGGTCGTCGTACGTCCGGAGCGCATCACCCTGCTCGCCGCGGAGGACAACGCCCCTGAGGGCTACAACCTCTTCCGCGGCCGCATCGACCGGGTGGTCTACCTGGGGCCTGCCACCCATGTCGTCGTCGCCCTCAACGACGGCCAGGTGCTGACCGTGTCAGTGCCCAACCTCGTCGGCCCTGCCTCCACCTGGTACCCGGAGGGCTCCGAGGTCAGCCTCTCCTTCGCGCCGGACGCCGCCCGCCTGCTCCATGACGCCCCGGCAGACGAGGAACAGGCGGAGGAGCAGGTGGAGGAGGGTTCAGCGCCGGGTGCGTGA
- a CDS encoding TetR/AcrR family transcriptional regulator translates to MTTEQATTTVPDLRRDQMLRAAAELIAERGFSETRIADVARRSGASPALVIYYFGTKDQLLTEALRYSEDIFYQSVAGQLERLDTARERLELLVRLTCVPEGDGEIPGAWGLWFDLWAQALRHPEIAKDRIALDQRWRDTVDDVVRSGQAVGEIPKDADVETFTLTFAALLDGLSIQVALLDPDVDPERAFALAMGYVAAALGVDWALPVRRRRPSRTRR, encoded by the coding sequence ATGACCACGGAGCAAGCGACCACGACGGTGCCAGACCTGCGGCGTGACCAGATGCTCAGAGCGGCAGCCGAGCTGATCGCGGAGCGCGGGTTCAGCGAGACGCGCATCGCCGATGTCGCGCGTCGCTCCGGCGCCAGCCCCGCGCTTGTCATCTACTACTTCGGCACCAAGGACCAGCTCCTGACCGAGGCGCTGCGCTATTCGGAGGACATCTTCTACCAGTCGGTTGCCGGCCAGCTCGAGCGACTCGATACCGCCCGCGAACGGCTGGAGCTCCTCGTCCGGCTGACCTGCGTGCCCGAGGGCGACGGCGAGATCCCTGGCGCGTGGGGGCTCTGGTTCGACCTGTGGGCCCAGGCCTTGCGGCACCCCGAGATCGCCAAGGACCGCATCGCACTCGACCAGCGCTGGCGGGACACGGTCGACGACGTGGTGCGTTCGGGTCAGGCTGTCGGGGAGATTCCCAAGGACGCTGACGTCGAGACGTTCACGCTGACCTTCGCCGCCCTGCTCGACGGGCTGTCCATCCAGGTGGCGCTGCTCGACCCGGACGTCGACCCGGAGCGCGCCTTCGCGCTGGCGATGGGCTACGTCGCGGCCGCCCTGGGTGTGGACTGGGCGCTCCCCGTCCGGCGCCGCCGTCCCTCACGCACCCGGCGCTGA